CTGATGGCGCGTTTGAGATTGCCCAGCACCACGTTGAGCCAACGTGCACCGGCCGTTTCGGTCGCGGCACGACCACCGCCAGTGTCCAGCGTGGTGTGCGCGTGGCCGGCGTCTTCTAGCCGGCGGAAGCAGGCCAGCCCATCGGTGTAGACCTCGCATTCGGGCGCCAAGCGACGGGCAATCCAGTCCTGCAGCGAGGTGTTGTCGAAGCTGCGCACCGGCTCGATCACCACAAAGCGCGGCGCGGTGAAGGTGGCATCGGTCTGCACCGCAATCAGGAACGCTTGTTTGTTCTCCGATCCGCGTCCGGCCTTGCCACCGTTACGCTCGCCGCCGAGATAGGCATCGTCGATCTGCACGAAACCCGCCAGTTTCCGCATGGATTCGCGCTCGGCCATAACCTGCATGATCTTGTGTTTCATCCGCCAGGCCGTCTTGTAGTTGACGCCCAGATGCCGCATCAACTCCAGCGCGGCCATGTTGGTTTTGGTCGAGGTCAGCAGGTGCAACGCCAGCATCCAGGTGCGCAGCGGCAGCTTGGTGCCTTCGAACATCGTGCCTGCAATCAGGCTGGTCTGATGCCGGCACGCGCTGCATTGGTAGTAGATCGCAGCACCCCGCTTGAAACGCGAGCGCACGCGTCCGGCACAAACAGGGCAACGAAAGCCTTGCGGCCAGCGCCACTTGTAAAGCGCGCGATAGCACTTGGCTTCGGTGCCGTAGGACGCGAAGAACTCAGGCATCGACAATCCCGCTTGGAACTGCACGGCATTGATACTCATCACGCC
The window above is part of the Xanthomonas cassavae CFBP 4642 genome. Proteins encoded here:
- a CDS encoding IS1595 family transposase, producing the protein MSINAVQFQAGLSMPEFFASYGTEAKCYRALYKWRWPQGFRCPVCAGRVRSRFKRGAAIYYQCSACRHQTSLIAGTMFEGTKLPLRTWMLALHLLTSTKTNMAALELMRHLGVNYKTAWRMKHKIMQVMAERESMRKLAGFVQIDDAYLGGERNGGKAGRGSENKQAFLIAVQTDATFTAPRFVVIEPVRSFDNTSLQDWIARRLAPECEVYTDGLACFRRLEDAGHAHTTLDTGGGRAATETAGARWLNVVLGNLKRAISGVYHAIAQGKYARRYLGEAAYRFNRRFRLREMLPRLATAMMQSTPCPEPVLRAASNFHG